A window of the Linepithema humile isolate Giens D197 chromosome 4, Lhum_UNIL_v1.0, whole genome shotgun sequence genome harbors these coding sequences:
- the LOC105674148 gene encoding uncharacterized protein translates to MSVPRLELSAAVVLVRLINFIKESLYLTNVQIHCWTDSTVVLAWLKKHSSTWKTFVSHRVSEIQTQLPDGAWHHVSTTDNPADCASRGLLGSELHSFQLWWHGPSWLSLPANDWPKSIKATSDETQLEFKACEIHQVNTPELWDLASRYSWWPKLVRVTAYVYRFIDNCKTKRQGKHDNLLNSHALTAPEFNRARNFWIQTAQAAVFESELHKLKLNQAVSVKSCIYSLTPFLDFTGLIRIGGRLEHSQLSFESKHPLLLADHPISTIIISYTHIVSLHTGVQATLAKIRQQYWILKARSLVKSIIYKCVKCTREKAQVANQMMGQLPNSRVSAPARAFSHSGVDYAGPVFTRASAGRGITSRKSYIAVFICLATRAINLELVSDYSTSTFLNAFQRFCARRGLPEVMYSDNGTTFTGADRELAQAFRDAQCNPNFLNLTASDSITWKFIPPHAPHFGGLWEAGVKSVKYHLRRVLGSHTLTFEEFTTLLCRIEACLNSRPLSPLTDSLEDYEILTPGHFLIGSAITTNPEPSILHLNENRLSRWQLLRQIMERFWKLWQTDYINTLQQKTKWRKEKPSIQIGSLVLIQNPLLPPCKWELGRVIQCHPGSDGLTRVVSIKTASSEYKRPITKICLLPIDVKSSEQISEPTLL, encoded by the coding sequence ATGAGCGTCCCTCGTCTCGAACTCTCAGCGGCAGTTGTATTAGTTCGTTTGATCAATTTCATAAAAGAGTCTCTTTATTTAACGAACGTTCAGATTCATTGTTGGACAGATTCCACAGTAGTTCTTGCTTGGTTGAAAAAACACTCATCAACTTGGAAAACATTCGTTTCTCATCGGGTGTCAGAAATCCAAACACAATTACCCGACGGTGCATGGCATCACGTAAGCACAACCGATAATCCCGCCGATTGCGCTTCGCGCGGATTACTCGGTTCCGAGTTACATTCCTTTCAACTTTGGTGGCATGGGCCCTCTTGGTTAAGTCTTCCCGCAAACGACTGGCCTAAGTCAATCAAAGCAACCTCAGATGAAACTCAATTAGAATTCAAAGCTTGCGAAATTCATCAAGTCAACACTCCTGAGTTGTGGGATTTAGCTTCCCGCTATTCCTGGTGGCCGAAGTTAGTGCGCGTCACTGCATATGTTTACCGGTTCATAGATAATTGCAAAACAAAGCGACAAGGAAAGCATGACAATCTTCTCAACTCTCACGCTCTCACAGCACCCGAATTCAACCGAGCTCGGAATTTTTGGATACAAACAGCTCAAGCTGCCGTGTTCGAGAGCGAACTTCACAAATTGAAACTTAATCAAGCCGTATCTGTAAAATCTTGCATATATTCATTAACTCCATTTCTTGACTTTACCGGTTTGATTCGAATCGGGGGGCGACTTGAACATTCTCAATTATCATTCGAATCCAAACATCCACTCTTGTTAGCAGATCATCCCATTTCTACTATAATCATTTCATATACTCATATTGTTTCCCTTCACACCGGTGTTCAAGCTACACTCGCAAAAATTCGACAACAGTATTGGATTCTCAAAGCTCGAAGTTTAGTCAAATCAATTATCTACAAGTGCGTTAAATGCACACGGGAAAAGGCTCAAGTAGCCAATCAAATGATGGGTCAACTTCCTAATAGTCGCGTATCCGCACCAGCTCGAGCATTCTCGCACAGCGGTGTCGATTACGCTGGTCCCGTATTCACGCGCGCATCAGCTGGTCGAGGAATCACCTCTCGAAAATCGTACATAgcagtttttatttgtttagcGACTCGTGCAATTAATTTAGAGCTAGTCAGCGATTATTCTACCTCCACCTTTTTGAATGCGTTTCAACGATTCTGCGCAAGGCGTGGACTACCCGAAGTCATGTATTCGGACAATGGCACCACCTTCACAGGAGCCGATCGAGAATTGGCACAAGCTTTTCGAGATGCTCAATGCAATCCCAATTTTCTTAATCTCACCGCTTCAGATAGCATAACGTGGAAATTCATTCCCCCTCACGCGCCCCACTTCGGCGGACTGTGGGAAGCCGGTGTTAAAAGCGTCAAGTATCATCTTCGTCGCGTGTTAGGGTCACATACTTTAACTTTCGAGGAATTTACAACTTTACTATGTCGAATTGAAGCCTGTTTAAATTCCAGGCCTCTTTCTCCACTCACTGATTCATTAGAAGATTATGAAATTCTCACGCCAGGTCATTTTCTCATCGGCTCAGCGATCACTACAAATCCCGAACCTTCCATTCTGCACCTTAACGAGAATAGATTGTCGCGATGGCAACTGTTACGGCAAATTATGGAACGCTTTTGGAAGTTGTGGCAAACCGATTACATTAACACCCTTCAACAAAAAACAAAGTGGCGTAAAGAAAAACCGTCAATTCAGATTGGTTCATTGGTCTTAATTCAGAATCCGTTACTCCCTCCGTGCAAATGGGAATTAGGACGTGTCATTCAATGTCATCCAGGCTCTGACGGATTAACTCGAGTCGTTTCAATTAAAACGGCAAGTTCGGAATATAAGCGACcgataacaaaaatatgtttacttCCGATAGACGTTAAGTCCAGCGAACAAATCTCGGAGCCCACCTTATTGTAA
- the RpL35 gene encoding large ribosomal subunit protein uL29: MAKVKCSELRTKDKKELLKQLEQLKTELTTLRVAKVTGGAASKLSKIRVVRKAIARVYIIMHQKQKGNLRLFYKNKKYKPLDLRPKKTRAMRRVLTPYQASRKTLKEIRKNTAFPPRKYALKA, encoded by the exons ATG GCAAAGGTAAAGTGTTCGGAATTAAGGACAAAGGATAAGAAGGAGTTGCTGAAGCAGCTTGAGCAGCTGAAGACAGAACTGACTACGTTAAGAGTAGCTAAAGTTACTGGAGGAGCTGCttcaaaattatctaaaat tcGAGTTGTGAGGAAGGCTATCGCACGTGTATATATCATTATGCACCAGAAACAAAAGGGTAACCTCcgtttgttttataaaaacaaaaagtataAGCCTCTTGACTTGAGGCCCAAGAAAACAAGAGCTATGCGCCGTGTTCTCACTCCTTATCAGGCTAGCCGAAAAACATTGAAGGAAATACGCAAGAATACTGCATTTCCACCAAGAAAATATGCTTTGAAAGCATag